CCCGGGGGCAAGTGGCGGGTGATCCCCGAGGGCGTGCAGGTCTACGAGATCGACGGCCCCTTCTTCTTCGGCATCGCGGACAGGTTCCAGGACATCCTCGACGTGGTCAGCGGCTCCCCGAAGGCTTTCGTCCTCGACGTGACGCACACGCCGACCATCGACTCCACCGGCGTGAACGCCCTGGAGAACTTCCTGAAAAAGTGCCGCCGCCGGGGCATCCGCGTCCTGTTCGTGGGGATGCGCCCTCATTTCATTCGCACGTTGCACCGTTTTGGTACGGACGACGCCATAGGAAGCGAAAACATATTTGCCCGCCTCAGCGACGCCCTGGCCGCTGCGGCCGGGCCGACGCAAAGGAACGCCGCGGGGCATTATGTGACATAGTACTATTGAACGCCCAACCGCATTTACATCTCGACACGAACTGATTATGTGTCGGCGTCTGGGTTTGCGTCCAGGCGACAGTCCGTTTCAGAGGGGGCGCAGCCCGAATGCGTTTCGTCGTCGGCCGGAAGAGGGAACACACAGGCTCAATCCTGACGGGGCTGCTCCTGGCGGCTGCCGCGCTCTCGTGCCTGTGGCTTCATCCGGCCCGGGCCCTGGCCGCGCAGGAAGGCTACGTGCCCCGCTTCCAGCATTTCGGCGTGGAGGACGGGCTGGCCCAGTCCTCCGCCGTGTGCCTGGCCCAGGACTCGCAGGGCTTTCTCTGGGTGGGCACGTATGCCGGGCTTTCCCGCTTCGACGGCTACGGGTTCAGGAACTTCACCGCCGGCCCCGACGGCCGCAGCGGGCTGGCCGACAACAACATCCGATCCCTGACGGTCTCCCGCGACGGCACGCTCTGGGTCGGCACGCGCAGCGGAGGACTCTCCCGCTATGACGGGGCTTCCCAGACCTTCTCCAGTTATCTGAACAACCCCTCCGACTTGGGCTCCGTTCCCTCCAACGAGATCCACGCCATCCACGAAGCCCCAAACGGCATCATGCTTCTGGGCACATCCCTGGGGCTTGCCGAGTGGTCCCCCCTCCTGAATCGCTGCCTGGCCCGGGCGGGTGGGGAACTGCCCAAGGGTGCCAGAGACGTGGTGAGCATCGCCCAGACCCCCTCGGGCGTGATCTGGGTGGCCTCCCGCAAGCAGGTCTCCCGCTACGACCTCGACGCGCATGCTCTGCATCCGCTTGAAAACAAGGAACTCTCCAAGGTGTTGTCCAGATCGGGCGCGAGCGCGCTCTTCGCCGATGGCGAAGGCACGCTCTGGGTGGGCACCGAAACCGCAGGGCTGCTGCGGGTGGACCTGGGTTCCGGCAAAGTGGAATCCTTCCTGCCGGATGCCTACATCTACCGAATGCTGCGCGACAGCCGAGGGGATCTCTGGGCCGCCAGCGACAAGGGGCTGGCCCGCTACCGCGTCGGGGACGGCGTAGAGGGCTTCGAGTTGTTCGCATCCAACCCCTTCGATCCCGACTCGCTCAGCCAGAACGACGCCATGTCCCTGCTGGAGGACGCCTCCGGCATCCTTTGGGTGGGCACCTATTCGGGCGGCCTGAACAAGCTTGTGCCGGGGGCGCGCTATTTCTCCTCCTACAGGAAAATCCCGGGCGATTCCAACAGCCTGCCCGGGCGCGAGGTCAGCGCCGTGCTGCGGGACCGGGAAGGGCTGGTCTGGGTGGGCACCCGCTACGACGGGCTGGCCTGCATGGGCGGGGGGGACGCGCCGGGGCGCCGCAAGGTGCTCAAGGTCTACCGGCATGACCCCAAGACCCCGGACAGCCTGGCCGAGGATTCCATCAATTGCCTCATGGAGGATTCCAAAGGCCGCATCTGGGTGGGCACGGTGGATTCCGGCCTCAGCGTGCTGGACAAGAAGACGGGCCGGTTCACCACGTACAGCCACAACCCTGCCGATCCGAACAGCCTGAGCCAGGACAAGATATGGTGCCTGCTCGAGGACACCGACGGCATCATCTGGGTGGGCACCAGCAAGGCCGGGCTCAACCGGCTGAATCCCGCCACCGGGAAGGTGACGCGCTACATGCACGACGCCTCCGACCCCTGCAGCATCAGCCACGACCGCGTGCGCCGCATCGTCCAGGCGAGGGATGGATCGCTTCTCATCGGCACCAACGCCGGGCTCAACCGCATGGATCGCGGCACGGGCAAGTTCACCCATTGGAGCAACGAACCCGGAAACCCGGGCAGCCTCTCAAACGACCGGGTGACGCCCATCCTGGAGGATCCCTCCGGTACGCTCTGGATCGGCACGGACAACGGGCTTAACCGCTACAACCCCGATACCGGCCTGTTCACGCGCTACGGCGTGGCGCAGGGCCTGGCTGACGACGGCATCCAGGGCCTTGCGATGGACGGCGCGGGCGAGGTCTGGATGAGCACCTTCAAGGGAATCTCCAGGCTGAACCCGGAAATGGGCGATGTGCGCAACTATTCCCGCCGCGACGGCCTGGTGGGGCTTGAGTTCACCATGAACGCCTACTACCAGGCGGCCGACGGGGAGCTGTTCTTCGGGGGATTTTCCGGCCTGAACTCCTTCTACCCCAGCCAGGTGGAAGCCAACGTCCACGCCCCGCCGGTGGCCATCTGCGAGTTGCGGGTGAACAACCGGCCCCGCCCGCTTCCGGGATATCCGAAGGCCGGCGAGGTGCGGCTCGAACCTGGCGACCACAGCCTGGGCATCGACTTCTCCGGCATGGACTTCGCCAACACGGGGCGCAACCGCTACGCTTACATGCTGGAGGGCTTCGACGCCTCCTGGGTGGATAGCGGACAGGTCCACAGCGCCACCTACACCAACCTGGACCCAGGGAGCTACCGCTTCCTGGTCAAGGCGGCCAACAACGAAGGCTTCTGGGGGGGCGAGACCGAGATCCTCTCCGCGGTGGTGGTGCCGCCGTACTGGCGCACGCTGTGGTTCAAATCGTTGCTTGGGCTCATGGCGCTGGGAGTGGCCTACTCGGGATATGCCTGGCGCCTGGGCAGCCTCAAGGCGCGGAGGCTTGAGCTCGAGCAGACGGTGGCCCGCCAGACGGCCTCCCTGCGCCACGAGATCGATGAACGCGTGAAGGCCGAGGCCGAACTGCGCGAGAGCCAGCAGAGCTTCCAGGCCATCTTCCAATACAGCCCCGTGGCTGTGATCATCAGCTCCATGGCGGACGGCCGCCTCATCCAGGTGAACAATGCCTTCTGCAGCCTGATGGGCCAGCCCGTGGAGGAGCTGCTGGGCCGCACCGGCCTGGAGATCGGTCTCTGGGAGGGGCCGGAGCAGCGCAGGGATGTGGTGGAGAAGCTCAGGGAGCGGCGCCTGCTCCTGAACATGGAACTCGGGACCATCACCCGCGGCGGAAGAAGAATCTACACGCTCTGCTCCGTGGCAGTGGTGGACCTCTTCAAGGAACCCTGCGCCCTGTGGCTCATCTCCGACATCAGCGACCGCAAGACCCTCGAAGAGGAGATCATCGCCGCGCGCGAACGGGCCGAGGCGGCCAACCAGGCCAAGAGCGACTTTCTGGCCAACGTCAGCCACGAGATCCGCTCCCCCCTCAACGCCATCCTGGGGCTCACGGAGCTGGCCATCAACCGCGGGCCTGAGCCGGAGCTGCGCTCCCTGCTGGAGAAGGTCACCTCCGCGAGCCACGTGCTGCTGGGCGTCATCAACGATCTGCTGGACATCTCCAAGATCGAGGCCGGCAGGATGGAGCTGTGCCCCGCGCCGTTCTCCCTGCGCGCGGTGCTCACGCGACTGCGCGACATCTTCGAGCACAAGGCGCAGGAGAAGGGGGTTGGCTTCAGCGTGGAGATCGGGCCTGACATCCCCGAATCGGTGCTGGGCGACAGCCTGCGCCTGGAGCAGGTGCTCATCAACCTGGTGGGCAACGCCGTGAAGTTCACCGAGAAGGGCGGGGTGTCCGTGTCGGCCGGTTGCGAACAGGAGCCCGACGGCTCCGTCCTGTTGCGCTGCACCGTGCGGGACAGCGGCATCGGCTTGACCCCGGAGCAGCTGGAAAAGGTGTTCCAGCCCTTCGTGCAGGCCGAGGGCTCCACATCCAGGCGCTTCGGCGGCACCGGCCTGGGGCTTTCCATCGTGAGCCGCCTGGTGGCAATGATGGGCGGCGAGGTCACGGTGCAGAGCGAGCCCGGGCAGGGCAGCGCCTTCACCTTTACGGCCCGCTTCGCCCCGGACGCTGGGGCCGGGGCCACCGAAGCCGCGAACGCTCGCGCGCTGGCCTCGCTGCAGGGCCTGAGGGTGCTGGTCGTGGACGACAACGACCTCAACCGGGAGCTCACCACCGAGCTCGTGCGCATGGCCGGCATGGAGCCAACGCCCGCCGCCGGGGGCCGGGAGGCGTTGGAGTTGCTGGAGAATAATTCCTTCGATATCGCCCTGCTGGACGTGCAGATGCCCGTCATGGACGGCTACCAGCTGGCGCGCGCCATCCGCGACAGGCACGACGGGCGGCGGATGCTGCTGCTGGCCCTCACGGCCCACGCCATGTCCGGCGACAGGGAAAAGTGCGTGGCCGCGGGCATGGACGACTACCTGACCAAACCTGTGATGCCGGACGTTCTCTTCTCCACCATCGGGCGGCTTGTACGGCCGCAGGCCTGCCAATCCTGAAAAATGCCTTGGAATCCGGCCGGGCCCTGGATATGAATCGGCCCATCCATGAGCAGACAGCCCACCCTCCGCGACATCCTGGCCAAGACGGAAAACTATTTCCGCGAAAAGAACGTGGACTCCCCGCGCCTCTCCGCCCAGCTCATCCTGGGCAAGGGCCTGGGAGTGGACCGCATGGGCCTCTTCCTGAACCTGGACCGGCCCATGCTGCCCGCCGAGCTGGACGCCTTGCGCCCCCTGGTGGCCCGGCGGGGCAGGGGCGAGCCCGTGGCCTACATTACCGGGGAGCGCGAATTCTTCAGCATGGCCTTCGCTGTGGATTCCAACGTGCTGATCCCCAGGCCCGAGACCGAACAGATCGTCGAGGAGGCCCTGCGGGCCTTCCCGCGCGAGACGGAGCTGGTCTTCGCCGACCTGGGCTGCGGCTCCGGCTGCCTGGCCGTGACCCTCGCCGCCCAGTTCACGGCCTCGCGTGGCGTGGCCCTGGACGTGAGCCCCGGAGCGCTGGCCGTGGCCCGCGCCAACGCCGCCCGGCACAACGTGGAAGGCAGGCTGGAGTTCGTGCAGGGCACCTTCGCGGACCTGCCCGCCCAGCCCTGCGGCTACACCCTCGTCGTCTCCAACCCGCCCTACGTCAGCGAGGCCGAATACGGCGAGCTCTCCCCCGAGGTGGCCGCGTTCGAGCCGCGCGGCGCCCTTGTCCCGGATACCGGAGCGCCCGGCGCGAACGGGCTGGAGGCCTACCCCGAGGTGGCCCGCGTGGCCCGCGAGCGGCTGGCCCCCGGCGGAGTGCTCATCCTGGAGATCGGCTGGAAGCAGGGGCAGGCCGTCAAAGAGCTGCTGGAATCCCAGGAGTTCGGCTTCGAAGGGGTAGGGGTGCTCAAGGACCTTGCCGGGCTGGACCGCGTGGTCATCGGCCGCAGGCCCTGCTGAACGGTTCGCCGCCCCGGCGGCCTGAGAAATGCCTGGAGGAATCATGCTTGAAGTGGCGGTGTTCCTGTGCGGCGCGGTGGTCATGGTCATGGAGTTGGCCGCCTCCCGGGTGCTTGCGCCCTTTCTGGGCACCTCCACCGTGGTCTGGACCAGCATCATCGGCGTGATCCTGGGGGCCATGTCCCTGGGCTACTGGTGGGGCGGCAGGCTGGCGGACAAGAGCCCCAAACCATCCACGCTCGCCCTGGTCATCCTGGGGGCCTCGGGCTTCACCGCCCTGATCGGCTTCTCCCGCTCCTTCATCGTGGAGATGATTCAATATTCCGGCAGCGGGCTGCATCTGGGCTCGCTCCAGGCGGCCATGCTGCTCTTCGCGCCCCCGGCGACGCTGCTGGGCATGGTGGCCCCCTTCGCGGCGCGCATCCGGCTGAGCGATTGCGCCCACGCGGGCCGCACAGTGGGCAGGCTCTACGCCCTCTCCACCCTGGGCAGCATCGTGGGCACCTTCGCCGGGGGGTTCTTCCTGATCTCCTGGTTCGGCAGCGCGGCGATCCAGTTCCTGCTGGCGGCGGTGCTGGTGCTGGCCTCCCTGCTGTGCCACGCGGGGCGCTGGCAGCCCAAGGCCTGTCTGGCCGCCGCCTACGTCGGCCTCTACCTGCTGGCCGCCTTCGACGCCGAGGCCTACGCCGCCCGTAACATCCACGACGTGGACACCCCCTATCAGCGCGTGCTGGTCTACCCCTCGCGCGATTTCACGACGGGCAAGAGCACCCTGGCCATGAGCACCGGTCCGGAGGGGGTACAGGGGGCCGTCTACCCCGACGAACCTGGGGGGTTGGCCCTCAATTACACCCGCTTCCTCACCCTGGCCGGGCATTTCGCGCCGGATTTCCGCTCCGTGCTCGTGCTGGGCGGCGGGGCCTACGCCTTCCCCAAGTACGTTCTGGAGCATCACCCGCAGGCCCGAGTGGACGTGGTGGAGCTGGACCCCGGCGTGACCCGGCTGGCGCGCGAGCACTTCTTCCTGCGGGACGACCCCAGGATGCGCCTGATCCAGGAGGACGCCCGCACCTTCCTCAACGCCAACAAGGCCCGCTACGACGTCATCGTGGAGGACGTCTTCAACTCCCACGCGTCCATCCCTTTCCACCTCACCACGGTGGAAACCGCGCGCCGCCTGAGCGACGCCCTGGAGGACCGGGGAGTGCTGCTGGTGAACAGCATATGCGCCCTGGAAGGGCCGGTCTCCCGCCTGTATACCTCGCTGTACGCCACGCTGCGGGCCGTATTTCCCCAGGTGCACGTGATTCGGGCCTGGACCTCCGGCGACCCTGCGGCTATGCAGAACGTCCTTTTCGTGTGCTTCAAGGACGCGGAGGAACGCCCCTGGACCAGCGGAGACGAGGAACGCCAGGCCCGGCTGGACCGGCGCATCGAGCCACCCTCCCTGGCCGGGGCCCTTGTGCTGACTGACGACTTCGCTCCAGTAGAACGCTTCATAACCGGTTGGTGAAAAACATGACCAAGCAATTGGCCCTCGACGACCCCTGTCCCTGCTGCTCCGGGCAGCCCTACGGCGAATGCTGCGCGCCCATCATCACGGGCGACCTGGCCGCCCCCACCGCCCTGGCCCTGATGCGCTCGCGCTACACGGCCTACGCCCTGGGCCACATCGACTACCTCAAAACCTCGCTGGACACGCGCTGGCAGGCCTCCTTCGA
The nucleotide sequence above comes from Fundidesulfovibrio soli. Encoded proteins:
- a CDS encoding two-component regulator propeller domain-containing protein; its protein translation is MRFVVGRKREHTGSILTGLLLAAAALSCLWLHPARALAAQEGYVPRFQHFGVEDGLAQSSAVCLAQDSQGFLWVGTYAGLSRFDGYGFRNFTAGPDGRSGLADNNIRSLTVSRDGTLWVGTRSGGLSRYDGASQTFSSYLNNPSDLGSVPSNEIHAIHEAPNGIMLLGTSLGLAEWSPLLNRCLARAGGELPKGARDVVSIAQTPSGVIWVASRKQVSRYDLDAHALHPLENKELSKVLSRSGASALFADGEGTLWVGTETAGLLRVDLGSGKVESFLPDAYIYRMLRDSRGDLWAASDKGLARYRVGDGVEGFELFASNPFDPDSLSQNDAMSLLEDASGILWVGTYSGGLNKLVPGARYFSSYRKIPGDSNSLPGREVSAVLRDREGLVWVGTRYDGLACMGGGDAPGRRKVLKVYRHDPKTPDSLAEDSINCLMEDSKGRIWVGTVDSGLSVLDKKTGRFTTYSHNPADPNSLSQDKIWCLLEDTDGIIWVGTSKAGLNRLNPATGKVTRYMHDASDPCSISHDRVRRIVQARDGSLLIGTNAGLNRMDRGTGKFTHWSNEPGNPGSLSNDRVTPILEDPSGTLWIGTDNGLNRYNPDTGLFTRYGVAQGLADDGIQGLAMDGAGEVWMSTFKGISRLNPEMGDVRNYSRRDGLVGLEFTMNAYYQAADGELFFGGFSGLNSFYPSQVEANVHAPPVAICELRVNNRPRPLPGYPKAGEVRLEPGDHSLGIDFSGMDFANTGRNRYAYMLEGFDASWVDSGQVHSATYTNLDPGSYRFLVKAANNEGFWGGETEILSAVVVPPYWRTLWFKSLLGLMALGVAYSGYAWRLGSLKARRLELEQTVARQTASLRHEIDERVKAEAELRESQQSFQAIFQYSPVAVIISSMADGRLIQVNNAFCSLMGQPVEELLGRTGLEIGLWEGPEQRRDVVEKLRERRLLLNMELGTITRGGRRIYTLCSVAVVDLFKEPCALWLISDISDRKTLEEEIIAARERAEAANQAKSDFLANVSHEIRSPLNAILGLTELAINRGPEPELRSLLEKVTSASHVLLGVINDLLDISKIEAGRMELCPAPFSLRAVLTRLRDIFEHKAQEKGVGFSVEIGPDIPESVLGDSLRLEQVLINLVGNAVKFTEKGGVSVSAGCEQEPDGSVLLRCTVRDSGIGLTPEQLEKVFQPFVQAEGSTSRRFGGTGLGLSIVSRLVAMMGGEVTVQSEPGQGSAFTFTARFAPDAGAGATEAANARALASLQGLRVLVVDDNDLNRELTTELVRMAGMEPTPAAGGREALELLENNSFDIALLDVQMPVMDGYQLARAIRDRHDGRRMLLLALTAHAMSGDREKCVAAGMDDYLTKPVMPDVLFSTIGRLVRPQACQS
- the prmC gene encoding peptide chain release factor N(5)-glutamine methyltransferase; its protein translation is MSRQPTLRDILAKTENYFREKNVDSPRLSAQLILGKGLGVDRMGLFLNLDRPMLPAELDALRPLVARRGRGEPVAYITGEREFFSMAFAVDSNVLIPRPETEQIVEEALRAFPRETELVFADLGCGSGCLAVTLAAQFTASRGVALDVSPGALAVARANAARHNVEGRLEFVQGTFADLPAQPCGYTLVVSNPPYVSEAEYGELSPEVAAFEPRGALVPDTGAPGANGLEAYPEVARVARERLAPGGVLILEIGWKQGQAVKELLESQEFGFEGVGVLKDLAGLDRVVIGRRPC
- a CDS encoding fused MFS/spermidine synthase, which gives rise to MLEVAVFLCGAVVMVMELAASRVLAPFLGTSTVVWTSIIGVILGAMSLGYWWGGRLADKSPKPSTLALVILGASGFTALIGFSRSFIVEMIQYSGSGLHLGSLQAAMLLFAPPATLLGMVAPFAARIRLSDCAHAGRTVGRLYALSTLGSIVGTFAGGFFLISWFGSAAIQFLLAAVLVLASLLCHAGRWQPKACLAAAYVGLYLLAAFDAEAYAARNIHDVDTPYQRVLVYPSRDFTTGKSTLAMSTGPEGVQGAVYPDEPGGLALNYTRFLTLAGHFAPDFRSVLVLGGGAYAFPKYVLEHHPQARVDVVELDPGVTRLAREHFFLRDDPRMRLIQEDARTFLNANKARYDVIVEDVFNSHASIPFHLTTVETARRLSDALEDRGVLLVNSICALEGPVSRLYTSLYATLRAVFPQVHVIRAWTSGDPAAMQNVLFVCFKDAEERPWTSGDEERQARLDRRIEPPSLAGALVLTDDFAPVERFITGW